The following proteins are co-located in the Pseudomonas cavernae genome:
- a CDS encoding response regulator yields MRILLVEDHPPLADSVAAALKSGGWTVDVLGDGVAADLALQSEEYALAILDIGLPRLDGFEVLARLRGRGQTLPVLLLTARGEVKDRVHGLNLGADDYLAKPFELAELEARVKALLRRSLLGGEQKQQCGALVYDLGTRRFSLAGEFLSLTAREQAVLEVLIARPGRVLSKEQLAAQVFGLDQDASPDAIEIYVHRLRKKLEGSEVAIVTFRGLGYLLEARNA; encoded by the coding sequence ATGCGCATCCTGCTGGTCGAGGATCATCCGCCGCTGGCCGACAGCGTGGCCGCGGCACTCAAGAGCGGCGGCTGGACGGTGGACGTGCTGGGCGACGGGGTGGCCGCAGACCTGGCGCTGCAGAGCGAGGAGTATGCCCTGGCGATCCTCGACATCGGCCTGCCGCGGCTGGACGGCTTCGAGGTGCTGGCGCGCCTGCGCGGTCGCGGCCAGACCCTGCCGGTGCTGCTGCTGACCGCCCGTGGCGAGGTCAAGGACCGCGTGCACGGCCTCAACCTCGGCGCCGACGACTACCTGGCCAAGCCCTTCGAGCTGGCCGAGCTGGAGGCGCGGGTCAAGGCCCTGCTGCGGCGCAGCCTGCTCGGCGGCGAGCAGAAACAGCAGTGCGGCGCGCTGGTCTACGACCTCGGCACGCGGCGCTTCAGCCTCGCCGGCGAATTCCTCAGCCTCACCGCGCGCGAGCAGGCGGTGCTGGAAGTGCTGATCGCCCGCCCCGGCCGGGTGCTGAGCAAGGAACAGCTGGCCGCCCAGGTGTTCGGCCTGGATCAGGACGCCAGCCCGGACGCCATCGAGATCTACGTGCACCGCCTGCGCAAGAAGCTGGAAGGCAGCGAGGTCGCGATCGTCACCTTCCGCGGCCTCGGCTACCTGCTGGAAGCCCGCAATGCCTGA
- a CDS encoding sensor histidine kinase gives MPEPDETLAAPPTRAGSLRGGLLRRLALLLVLLVLASGLSAYWNGRSAADTAYDRTLLATARAIAAGLQVRAGKLQAEVPYAALDTFAFDSAGRLYYQVSDPQQHWVSGYENLPAPPAKTPLTRDYPALARFYDADYQGQKVRVVSLLQPISEPQLNGMAEVRVAETAQARERMARELALDTLWRLGALGGAALLLVWLAVSAALRPLQHLRRAVEARQPDDLRPLPAVAVQRELQPLVAALNHFTERLREQFERQARFIADAAHELRTPLAALKARLELGLRGSEPQAWRSTLEEAGRHTERLTQLANQLLSLARIEHGARAIAEGGAARLDLSQLARELGLALAPLAHQRGVALALEAERPVWIHGEPTLLNELLSNLLDNALAHTPAGGNVVLRVLPPARLEVEDDGPGIPPEERDKVFQRFYRRQPQSGGAGLGLAIVGEICRAHQASISLDQGAAGGLLIRIEFPPLL, from the coding sequence ATGCCTGAGCCGGATGAAACGCTCGCGGCGCCGCCTACGCGGGCTGGCAGCCTGCGCGGCGGCCTGCTGCGGCGTCTGGCCCTGCTGCTGGTGCTGCTGGTCCTGGCCAGCGGCCTGAGCGCCTACTGGAACGGCCGCAGCGCCGCCGACACCGCCTACGACCGCACCCTGCTGGCCACCGCGCGGGCGATCGCCGCCGGCCTGCAGGTGCGCGCCGGCAAGCTGCAGGCCGAGGTGCCCTACGCGGCGCTCGACACCTTCGCCTTCGACAGCGCCGGGCGTCTCTACTACCAGGTCAGCGACCCGCAGCAGCACTGGGTGTCCGGCTACGAGAACCTGCCGGCGCCGCCCGCCAAGACCCCGCTGACCCGCGACTACCCGGCGCTGGCGCGCTTCTACGATGCTGACTACCAGGGCCAGAAGGTGCGCGTGGTCAGCCTGCTGCAACCGATCAGCGAGCCACAGCTCAATGGCATGGCCGAGGTGCGCGTGGCCGAGACCGCCCAGGCGCGCGAGCGCATGGCCCGCGAACTGGCGCTGGATACCCTGTGGCGCCTCGGTGCGCTCGGTGGCGCCGCGCTGCTGCTGGTGTGGCTGGCGGTGAGCGCCGCACTGCGGCCGCTGCAGCACCTGCGCCGGGCGGTCGAGGCGCGCCAGCCGGACGACCTGCGGCCGCTGCCGGCGGTCGCGGTGCAGCGCGAACTGCAGCCGCTGGTGGCGGCGCTCAACCATTTCACCGAACGCCTGCGCGAGCAATTCGAGCGCCAGGCGCGCTTCATCGCCGATGCCGCCCATGAACTGCGCACGCCGCTGGCGGCGCTCAAGGCGCGCCTCGAGCTGGGCCTGCGCGGCAGCGAACCGCAAGCCTGGCGCAGCACCCTGGAGGAAGCCGGCCGGCACACCGAACGCCTGACCCAGCTGGCCAATCAGCTGCTGTCGCTGGCACGCATCGAACACGGCGCCCGTGCCATCGCCGAAGGCGGCGCCGCGCGTCTCGACCTCAGCCAGCTGGCCCGTGAGCTGGGCCTGGCGCTGGCGCCGCTGGCCCATCAGCGCGGCGTCGCCCTGGCCCTGGAAGCCGAGCGGCCGGTGTGGATCCACGGCGAGCCGACGCTGCTCAACGAACTGCTCAGCAACCTGCTGGACAACGCCCTGGCGCACACCCCGGCGGGCGGCAACGTGGTACTGCGGGTGTTGCCGCCGGCGCGCCTGGAAGTGGAAGACGACGGTCCGGGGATTCCGCCGGAGGAACGCGACAAGGTGTTCCAGCGTTTCTACCGGCGCCAGCCGCAGAGCGGCGGGGCGGGCCTCGGCCTGGCCATAGTCGGCGAGATCTGCCGCGCCCACCAGGCCAGCATCAGCCTGGATCAGGGCGCGGCGGGCGGGCTACTGATCCGCATCGAGTTCCCGCCGCTGTTGTAG
- a CDS encoding response regulator transcription factor, whose product MSDESNLPEGEEQPHLLLVDDDATFTRVMARAMTSRGLRVSVANSAEEGLAVAKADLPDYAVLDLKMEGDSGLVLLPQLLALDAEMRVVILTGYSSIATAVEAIKRGAANYLCKPADADDVLTALVSEHADLDSLVPENPMSVDRLQWEHIQRVLAEHDGNISATARALGMHRRTLQRKLQKRPVRR is encoded by the coding sequence ATGAGCGACGAGAGCAATCTGCCCGAGGGCGAAGAGCAGCCGCATCTGCTGCTGGTCGACGATGACGCCACCTTCACCCGCGTCATGGCGCGGGCCATGACCAGCCGCGGCCTGCGCGTCAGCGTCGCCAATTCGGCCGAAGAGGGGCTGGCCGTGGCCAAGGCCGACCTGCCCGACTACGCGGTGCTCGACCTGAAGATGGAAGGCGACTCCGGCCTAGTGCTGCTGCCGCAACTGCTGGCACTGGACGCCGAGATGCGCGTGGTGATCCTCACCGGCTATTCGAGCATCGCCACCGCGGTGGAGGCGATCAAGCGCGGCGCGGCCAACTACCTGTGCAAGCCGGCCGACGCCGACGACGTGCTCACCGCCCTGGTCTCCGAACACGCCGACCTCGACAGCCTGGTGCCGGAAAACCCCATGTCGGTCGATCGCCTGCAGTGGGAGCACATCCAGCGCGTGCTCGCCGAGCACGACGGCAACATCTCCGCCACCGCCCGCGCCCTGGGCATGCACCGGCGCACCCTGCAGCGCAAATTGCAGAAGCGCCCGGTACGCCGCTGA
- a CDS encoding ATP-binding protein — protein MLEPAQLLSASHQNLWRLTLIRILVLAAQAGSVGFAYRSGFLDLPWLALSVTLGVSAVLCGLTALRLRGPWPVTELEYAVQLACDLIIHSVLLYYSGGSTNPFVSYYLVPLTIAAATLPWFYSVLLSGLALASYTLLLVFYHPLEMQLIEREKLLIYGMWLSFAMAAALITFFAAKMAEELRRQEQVRAQRREEDLRDQQLLAVATQAAGAAHELGTPLATMSVLIKELRREHADPLLQEDLGVLQEQVRLCKDSLQHLVRAAEADRRQAVVEQPVVQWLESTLNRWHLMRPEATYRYQCLGQGTVPRLQPPADLTQSLLNLLNNAADACPDKLDIRLDWDAETLVLSIRDHGVGVPLAIAEQIGKPFITTKGGKGFGLGLFLSQASVTRAGGSVKLYNHEEGGTLTELRLPRLP, from the coding sequence ATGCTCGAACCCGCGCAACTGCTGTCCGCCAGCCACCAGAACCTCTGGCGCCTGACCCTGATCCGCATTCTGGTGCTGGCCGCCCAGGCCGGCTCGGTGGGTTTCGCCTACCGCTCCGGTTTCCTCGACCTGCCGTGGCTGGCATTGAGCGTCACCCTCGGCGTCTCGGCGGTGCTCTGCGGGTTGACCGCTCTACGGCTGCGCGGGCCATGGCCGGTCACCGAGCTGGAATACGCGGTGCAGCTGGCCTGCGACCTGATCATCCACAGCGTGCTGCTGTACTACTCGGGCGGCTCGACCAACCCCTTCGTCTCCTATTACCTGGTGCCGCTGACCATTGCCGCGGCGACCCTGCCGTGGTTCTACTCGGTGCTGCTTTCCGGCCTGGCCCTGGCCAGCTACACCCTGCTGCTGGTGTTCTACCACCCGCTGGAGATGCAGCTGATCGAGCGCGAGAAGCTGCTGATCTATGGCATGTGGCTGAGCTTCGCCATGGCCGCGGCGCTGATCACCTTCTTCGCCGCGAAGATGGCCGAGGAGCTGCGCCGCCAGGAGCAGGTGCGCGCGCAGCGCCGCGAGGAAGACCTGCGCGACCAGCAGCTGCTTGCCGTCGCCACCCAGGCCGCCGGCGCCGCCCACGAGTTGGGCACGCCGCTGGCGACCATGAGCGTGCTGATCAAGGAGCTGCGCCGTGAACACGCCGACCCGCTGCTGCAGGAAGACCTCGGTGTGCTGCAGGAGCAGGTGCGCCTGTGTAAGGACAGCCTGCAGCATCTGGTGCGCGCCGCCGAGGCCGACCGCCGCCAGGCGGTGGTCGAGCAGCCCGTGGTGCAGTGGCTGGAGAGCACGCTGAACCGTTGGCACCTGATGCGCCCGGAAGCCACCTACCGCTACCAGTGCCTCGGCCAGGGCACGGTGCCGCGCCTGCAGCCGCCGGCCGATCTGACCCAGTCGCTGCTCAACCTGCTCAACAACGCCGCCGATGCCTGCCCGGATAAGCTCGACATCCGCCTCGACTGGGATGCCGAGACGCTGGTGCTGAGCATCCGCGACCATGGCGTCGGGGTGCCGCTGGCGATTGCCGAGCAGATCGGCAAGCCGTTTATCACCACCAAGGGCGGCAAGGGCTTCGGTCTCGGCCTGTTCCTCAGTCAGGCCAGCGTGACCCGTGCCGGCGGTTCGGTGAAGTTGTATAACCATGAAGAGGGCGGCACGCTCACCGAGCTGCGCCTGCCCCGTTTGCCTTGA
- a CDS encoding SIMPL domain-containing protein (The SIMPL domain is named for its presence in mouse protein SIMPL (signalling molecule that associates with mouse pelle-like kinase). Bacterial member BP26, from Brucella, was shown to assemble into a channel-like structure, while YggE from E. coli has been associated with resistance to oxidative stress.): MPTLTRLTAALALCAATLASLPLHAEELRYNQIALRAEVSQDVAHDLMHVTLYSEAQDSDPGKLAATVTANLNRAVERARKEQKVSVSLGSRNSYPIYDKDGQKITGWRERAELRLESADFAALSQLTGELLGELKMASMDFAISKPSRKKSEDALLKQAVTAFQERAQLATAALGGKGYKLVSLNLNSAGFRPLMVQRMDAAPAAMSMGKMEAQQIEAGTSEVTVNADGVIEVQMP; the protein is encoded by the coding sequence ATGCCCACTCTCACCCGCCTGACCGCCGCCCTGGCGCTCTGCGCCGCCACCCTCGCCAGCCTGCCGCTGCACGCCGAAGAGCTGCGCTACAACCAGATCGCCCTGCGTGCCGAGGTCAGCCAGGACGTCGCCCACGACCTGATGCACGTCACCCTCTACAGCGAGGCGCAGGACAGCGATCCGGGCAAGCTCGCGGCGACCGTCACCGCCAACCTCAACCGCGCCGTGGAGCGGGCCCGCAAGGAGCAGAAGGTCAGCGTCAGCCTCGGCAGCCGCAACAGCTACCCGATCTACGACAAGGACGGGCAGAAGATCACCGGCTGGCGCGAACGCGCCGAGCTGCGCCTGGAAAGCGCCGACTTCGCCGCGCTGTCGCAGCTCACCGGCGAACTGCTCGGCGAGCTGAAGATGGCCAGCATGGACTTCGCCATTTCCAAACCGAGCCGCAAGAAGAGCGAGGACGCCTTGCTCAAGCAGGCCGTGACTGCCTTCCAGGAACGCGCCCAGCTGGCCACCGCGGCGCTCGGCGGCAAGGGCTACAAGCTGGTCAGCCTCAACCTCAACAGCGCCGGCTTCCGCCCGTTGATGGTGCAGCGCATGGATGCGGCGCCGGCGGCCATGTCGATGGGCAAGATGGAGGCCCAGCAGATCGAGGCCGGCACCAGCGAGGTGACGGTCAACGCCGATGGTGTCATCGAGGTGCAGATGCCCTGA